In the Alphaproteobacteria bacterium genome, CCGCCGCCCCGATGAGCGTGGCACGCAGGCCGAGCCGCCAGTTGTCGAGCCAGAGCCAGGCGAGTGCCATCAGCGGGAGCGTGATGAAGTTGTGCTTGATGAAACCGGCGAGCACCATGACGAGCACGGCGGGCTCGACCGCGCGGCCATCCGCGCGGCGCTTCCAGAACCACGCAAAGCCTGCGGACATGATAGCGAGGCCGAACAGCTGGGGCTCGTTCATGCCGACGTAAAACTCGAAGAAGCGAGCCAGCGTGGCGACGAACCAGAAGCCCGCCAGCAGGGCGCCGGCGCGCGAGCCGCCGAATTGCCGCACAACGGCCGCCACCGCCGCGCCGACGCCAAGCGTCGAAACGATCGAGACTGCGCGGCCCACATAAAGCGGATCGCCGAACATCCGGCCAAGCCAACCCATCACGTAGTAGGAGAGCGGCGGATAATTGTTGGCAATGAGTCCGTCACTCGGCGGATAAACCTGTGCGGCACCGCGCATCGCGGCGTCGGCATGATAGGCGTTCCAGCCCTCGTTCCCCCATATCTCCATGGGAAAAAAACGCGCGCCACACCGGCCACACCAGGAACAGCGCGGCGAGCAAGGCGAATCGACCAGATCAGGATGGTTTGCAGCCGCGTTGCGGCCGGAACTGACGTCATCCGCTCCCTCAGGGCGCCTCCTTTAGAGGATGCGAGGAAGACCGAACAGGGGGCGGCCCGAACGCCCTGAAATTCGCGGCTCTTTGCCACTTTCGTCCCGTTTCGTCCCGGTTCTACAATGTGCTACGCGCGTCACGGGAGCGTCACCGCCGGTTGCTAGGCGGCAGCCCTGAGGAAATCATAACAAGGAGGACATGGGATGGTTCGTGGCTTCATGCTGGGGGCGGTGACGGCAATTTCGCTCGCCGCGGCTACGCCCGCTCACGCCGTTATCGAGCTGCAGTGGTGGCACGCGATGACCGGCGGCAACAACGACGTCATCGTCAAGCTCGCCAACGACTTCAACGCCTCGCAGAGCGAGTACAAGGTCGTCCCGACCTACAAGGGCAGCTATCCGGATACGATGAACGCCGGCATTGCGGCGTTCCGCGCCGGCAATGCGCCGCACATCATGCAGGTGTTCGAGGTCGGCACCGCCACGATGATGGCGGCGACCGGCGCCGTGAAGCCCGTGTTCCAGATGATGAAGGAGGCCGGCGAGAAGTTCGATTCGAACGCCTACCTCTCCGGCATCACCGGCTACTACTCGACCGCCAAGGGCGAGATGCTCTCGCTGCCGTTCAACTCATCGTCCACCGTGATGTGGATCAACAAGGATGCGCTGAAGAAGGCCGGCATCAACGAGATTCCGAAGACCTGGCCGGAAGTGTTCGAGGCCGCCAAGAAACTGAAGGCGAACGGTCACCCGACCTGCGGCTTTTCGAACGCATGGGTCACGTGGGTGAACCTCGAGCAGCTTTCGGCCTGGCACAATCAGCCGCTCTCCACCAAGGCAAATGGATTGGACGGCTTCGACACCGTGCTGGAGTTCAATCACGATCTGCAGCTGAAGCATCTGCAGAACCTGATCGACCTGCAGAAGGACAAGACCTACGACTACTCGGGCCGCACCAACACCGGCGAGGGCCGCTTCACCTCGGGCGAATGCCCGATCTTCCTCACTTCGTCGGGCTTCTTCGGCAACGTGAAGTCCAACGCCAAGTTCGACTGGACCAACGCGGCGATGCCTTACTATCCGGAGGCGAAGGGCGCGCCGCAGAACTCGATCATCGGCGGCGCATCGCTCTGGGTGATGGGTGGCAAGAAGCCTGAGGAATACAAAGGCGTCGCGAAGTTCTTCACGTTCCTCTCCGACACCGACCGACAGGTCGAGGTGCACAAGTCGTCGGGCTATCTGCCGATCACCAAGGCGGCCTACGCCAAGACCAAGGAGTCCGGCTACTACAAGGAAAACCCCTATCTCGAGACGCCGCTGCTCGAGCTCACCAACAAGGAGCCGACCGAGAATTCGCGCGGCCTGCGCCTCGGCAACATGGTGCAGTTGCGCGACGTGTGGTCCGAGGAGATCGAGTCAGCACTCGCCGGCAAGAAGAGCGCCAAGGAAGCGCTCGACGCGGCGGTCTCGCGCGGCAACGCCATGCTGCGCCAGTTCGAACGGACTGTGACGAAGTAGCTTTTTGTGCCCCCGGGCGCAGCGCAGCATGTAATGATGCGCTGCTGACCCGGGGCCGCAAAAGCGGGGCTCGTGCGGTCCCGGATCAGCGATGCCATTGCGCATCGAAGACGCGCGCAAACGCGCTTTTTGGGATTCACGCTGCATCGCGTCCGGGACACCTAAATCATCCATGGAAAAGCGCGCTCTCTTCGGCCACAAGTTCCTGCCCTACTGGCTGCTCGTTCCGCAGCTCATCATCACGCTCGTCTTCTTCTATTGGCCGGCGAGTCAGGCGGTCTGGCAGTCGTTTCTGTTGGAGGACGCGTTCGGGCTTTCGACGCGCTTCGTCGGCTTCGAGAACTACCGCGCGCTGTTGAGCGATCCGTCCTATTTCCACACCATCGTCACCACGATCGTGTTCTCCGGCTCGGTCGCGATCCTCTCGCTCTCCTGCGCACTGCTGCTCGCAACGCAGGCCGACAAGCAGCTTGCCGGCGCCGGCATCTATCGCACGCTCTTGATCTGGCCCTATGCGGTCGCACCTGCGGTCGCGGGCGTGCTCTGGGCATTCATGTTCCAGCCCTCGCTTGGCATCGTGGCGCGCGGCTTGCGCGATTATCTCGGCATCGACTGGAATCCGCTGCTCAACGGAAATCACGCCATGATCCTGGTGGTGATGGCCGCCACCTGGAAGCAGATCTCCTACAACTTCCTCTTCTTCCTCGCCGGGTTGCAGGCGATCCCGCGCAGCGTCACCGAAGCTGCGGCGATCGACGGCGCGCGTCCGATGCGCCGCTTCTGGACCATCACGTTTCCGCTGCTCTCGCCGACCACGTTTTTCCTGCTGATCGTCAACATCGTGTACGCGTTCTTCGACACGCTCGGCCTGATCGACGCGATGACTGGCGGCGGCCCCGCGAAGGCGACCGAAACACTCGTCTTCAGAGTCTACGCGGACGGGAAGCTCGGCGGCGATCTCGGCGGCTCGGCGGCGCAATCCGTCATCCTGATGATCATCGTGATCGCGCTGACGGCGATCCAGTTCCGTTATGTCGAGAAGAAGGTGACCTACTGATGAGCGTGATGTGGAAGGAGCTGACCGCCGAAGACCTGCGCGCCAAGGCTAGCGAGAACGCGATCGTGGTGCTCCCCGTCGCCTCAATGGAGCAGCACGGGCCGCATCTTCCGGTCGGCGTCGACACGTTCCTGTGCGAGGCGGTGTGCAAGGCTGGCGCCGAGCTTGCCGTGCAGTCGGTACCGTGCGTCGTCGCGCCGACGCTGTGGTGCGGCATGGCCGAGCATCACATGGCGTTCGGCGGCACGTTCACGTTCGACATCCCGACCTATCAGGCGGTGCTCGGCGCGTTCCTCAGCAGCATCAAACGGCACGGCTTCAGGCGGGTCTTCATCGTCAACGGCCACGGCGGCAACATCGCGGCGCTCAACGCATTCCTCCCCGACCTGACGCGGGGAACTGGATTGCTGCTCTACGCCACCACCTATTTCGAACTCTCCAAGGCCGATCTCGCGCAATTCCTCGAGGATCAGAAGTCCGTCCATCACGCCTGCGAGGTCGAGACCTCGATGATGATGGTGGTGGCGCCCGGTACCGTGAAGCACGACCGGATGCCGGAAGCGTTCGGCATGCTCAACGGCGATCCGCGCAAGGCCTATCCGGCGTCGCGCTATCTCCCGTTCAAGGACAATCTGACGGCAACCGGCGTGATCGGAGACGCGCGTCGCGCCAATGCCGACAAGGGCAGAAAGCTGCTCGATGTCTGCGCCGAAGGCCTCGCCGCCACGCTGAAGAACAAAGAGATGTGGGCCTGATGGTCGAGAACCGCCCGTTCAACAACCTGCTGCCGCACCTCATTCTTTGGGTGGGCATCGCGATCGTGGCGTTTCCGGTCTATCTCGCGTTCATCGG is a window encoding:
- a CDS encoding creatininase family protein; its protein translation is MSVMWKELTAEDLRAKASENAIVVLPVASMEQHGPHLPVGVDTFLCEAVCKAGAELAVQSVPCVVAPTLWCGMAEHHMAFGGTFTFDIPTYQAVLGAFLSSIKRHGFRRVFIVNGHGGNIAALNAFLPDLTRGTGLLLYATTYFELSKADLAQFLEDQKSVHHACEVETSMMMVVAPGTVKHDRMPEAFGMLNGDPRKAYPASRYLPFKDNLTATGVIGDARRANADKGRKLLDVCAEGLAATLKNKEMWA
- the ugpA gene encoding sn-glycerol-3-phosphate ABC transporter permease UgpA; the protein is MEKRALFGHKFLPYWLLVPQLIITLVFFYWPASQAVWQSFLLEDAFGLSTRFVGFENYRALLSDPSYFHTIVTTIVFSGSVAILSLSCALLLATQADKQLAGAGIYRTLLIWPYAVAPAVAGVLWAFMFQPSLGIVARGLRDYLGIDWNPLLNGNHAMILVVMAATWKQISYNFLFFLAGLQAIPRSVTEAAAIDGARPMRRFWTITFPLLSPTTFFLLIVNIVYAFFDTLGLIDAMTGGGPAKATETLVFRVYADGKLGGDLGGSAAQSVILMIIVIALTAIQFRYVEKKVTY
- the ugpB gene encoding sn-glycerol-3-phosphate ABC transporter substrate-binding protein UgpB, whose amino-acid sequence is MVRGFMLGAVTAISLAAATPAHAVIELQWWHAMTGGNNDVIVKLANDFNASQSEYKVVPTYKGSYPDTMNAGIAAFRAGNAPHIMQVFEVGTATMMAATGAVKPVFQMMKEAGEKFDSNAYLSGITGYYSTAKGEMLSLPFNSSSTVMWINKDALKKAGINEIPKTWPEVFEAAKKLKANGHPTCGFSNAWVTWVNLEQLSAWHNQPLSTKANGLDGFDTVLEFNHDLQLKHLQNLIDLQKDKTYDYSGRTNTGEGRFTSGECPIFLTSSGFFGNVKSNAKFDWTNAAMPYYPEAKGAPQNSIIGGASLWVMGGKKPEEYKGVAKFFTFLSDTDRQVEVHKSSGYLPITKAAYAKTKESGYYKENPYLETPLLELTNKEPTENSRGLRLGNMVQLRDVWSEEIESALAGKKSAKEALDAAVSRGNAMLRQFERTVTK